The following coding sequences are from one Streptomyces sp. NBC_01485 window:
- a CDS encoding acyl-CoA dehydrogenase family protein codes for MPIQFDVDPSVARLAEATAEFVREVVIPAERECGGSVHDAPQALRAALHKSARDAGVFAPHVPERWGGHGLDLRGQAVVFEAAGYSVLGPLALNCAAPDEGNMHLLEKVATEEQQARYLRPLAAGEFRSCFAMTEPAPGAGADPRALRTTAVRVPGGWRIDGRKWFITGADGADFTIVMARTGGSPGGPGGATMFLVDAGNPGMRIVRNIDTLDESLFAGHSEVVFEACVVGDGQVLGQVDRGFENAQVRLGPARLTHCMRWLGSARRAQDVALERAGTREAFGSLLGDLGMVQQMLADSEIDIEASRALIWRTAWELDRDSTSAAQFSSVSKVFVAEAVGRVVDRAVQICGALGISAADAPLARLIREVRPFRIYDGPSETHRFAIARRAVKPYRKSRSAGSPS; via the coding sequence ATGCCGATCCAGTTCGATGTCGACCCGTCCGTGGCCCGGCTCGCCGAGGCCACGGCCGAGTTCGTCCGCGAGGTGGTGATCCCGGCCGAGCGTGAGTGCGGGGGGTCCGTCCACGACGCCCCGCAGGCACTGCGGGCGGCTCTGCACAAGAGCGCCCGCGACGCCGGCGTCTTCGCGCCGCACGTCCCTGAGCGGTGGGGCGGGCACGGCCTGGACCTGCGAGGACAGGCCGTGGTGTTCGAAGCCGCCGGGTACTCGGTGCTCGGCCCGCTGGCGCTGAACTGCGCGGCTCCGGACGAGGGCAACATGCACCTGCTGGAGAAGGTGGCCACCGAGGAGCAGCAGGCGCGTTATCTGCGTCCGCTGGCCGCCGGCGAGTTCCGCTCGTGTTTCGCGATGACCGAACCGGCGCCGGGCGCCGGCGCCGACCCCCGTGCGCTGCGGACCACCGCGGTACGGGTTCCCGGCGGCTGGCGCATCGACGGGCGCAAGTGGTTCATCACCGGTGCCGACGGCGCCGACTTCACCATCGTCATGGCCCGCACCGGGGGCAGCCCCGGCGGTCCGGGCGGGGCGACCATGTTCCTCGTCGACGCCGGCAACCCGGGCATGCGCATCGTCAGGAACATCGACACCCTGGACGAGAGTCTGTTCGCCGGACACAGCGAGGTCGTGTTCGAAGCGTGCGTGGTGGGTGACGGGCAGGTGCTCGGCCAGGTGGACAGGGGCTTCGAGAACGCCCAGGTCCGCCTCGGCCCCGCCCGGCTGACGCACTGCATGCGCTGGCTCGGGTCCGCGCGCCGCGCCCAGGACGTCGCGCTGGAGCGTGCGGGAACCCGCGAGGCCTTCGGCTCGTTGCTGGGCGACCTCGGCATGGTGCAGCAGATGCTGGCCGACTCCGAGATCGACATCGAGGCGAGCCGCGCGCTGATCTGGCGCACCGCATGGGAACTGGACCGGGACTCCACCAGTGCCGCGCAGTTCTCCTCGGTGTCCAAGGTCTTCGTGGCCGAGGCGGTGGGCCGGGTGGTCGACCGGGCGGTCCAGATCTGCGGGGCGCTCGGCATCTCGGCCGCGGACGCTCCGCTGGCCCGGCTGATCAGAGAGGTGCGCCCGTTCCGGATCTACGACGGCCCGTCCGAGACCCACCGGTTCGCCATCGCCCGTCGCGCGGTGAAGCCGTACCGGAAGTCGCGTTCGGCCGGATCGCCGTCCTAG